One region of Syntrophobacter fumaroxidans MPOB genomic DNA includes:
- a CDS encoding DHA2 family efflux MFS transporter permease subunit: MNDAFEASRSNKWAIALTVMLPTFIEVMDTSVVNVSLPHIQGSLNAGVDESTWVLTSYLVSNAIIIPITGWLASVFGRKRYLIFSVVIFTLSSLFCGAAPSLEVLILCRILQGLGGGGLQPLSQAILLESFSPKEHGIAMAAFGMGVVLAPILGPVLGGWITDNWSWRWVFYINLPAGILALFLVVLFIQDPPYLRRTQFRMDTWGLFLLTVGLGCLQIVLDKGEREDWFNSHFIVVLSIAAALSLVLFVIVELNAEHPVVNLRVLRDRSFAAGTVIMFFGFFCLFGSIVLLPLYLQQLMGYTALWAGLVLGPGGFASFFIMPVVGVLLKKGVKPRYLLSIGLVATALSTWMMSGFNLEADFYTVAWPRFVQGFGMGLFFVPLAAAAYVNISREEMGNASGIFNLLRNLGGSFGVAFSTTVLSQRSQLHQTHLSEYITPFNAAFQTYFDQVCSWLQMNQPQASCPTGGLVMTYREVLRQASMLAFNDTFLLLAIATLSLLALMPLLKKSARPFGWKEGVH, translated from the coding sequence ATGAACGACGCCTTCGAAGCATCTCGATCGAACAAGTGGGCCATCGCCTTGACGGTGATGCTGCCGACCTTCATCGAGGTGATGGACACGAGCGTCGTCAACGTTTCGCTGCCGCACATCCAGGGCAGCCTGAATGCCGGCGTGGATGAGTCGACCTGGGTACTGACCTCCTACCTGGTGTCCAACGCGATCATCATTCCCATAACGGGTTGGCTGGCAAGCGTGTTCGGGCGCAAGCGCTACCTGATCTTCTCCGTGGTCATCTTCACGCTCAGCTCCCTGTTTTGCGGCGCCGCGCCCTCCCTGGAAGTGCTGATTCTTTGCAGAATCCTGCAGGGGTTGGGTGGAGGCGGGCTGCAGCCGCTGTCTCAGGCCATTCTGCTGGAATCGTTTTCTCCAAAGGAGCACGGCATCGCCATGGCGGCTTTCGGGATGGGGGTTGTGCTGGCTCCCATACTGGGGCCCGTTCTCGGGGGCTGGATAACGGACAACTGGAGCTGGCGGTGGGTGTTCTACATCAACCTTCCGGCGGGGATCCTGGCGCTATTCCTGGTGGTGCTCTTCATCCAGGATCCGCCCTATCTGCGCCGAACCCAGTTCAGAATGGACACCTGGGGGCTTTTTCTGTTGACCGTCGGGCTCGGTTGCCTGCAGATCGTTCTGGACAAGGGTGAACGCGAAGACTGGTTCAATTCGCATTTCATCGTGGTCCTCAGCATCGCTGCCGCGCTCTCGCTGGTTTTGTTCGTCATCGTGGAACTCAACGCCGAACATCCCGTGGTGAACCTCAGGGTCTTGCGAGACCGGAGTTTCGCGGCCGGGACCGTTATCATGTTTTTCGGATTCTTCTGCCTGTTCGGGAGCATCGTGCTGTTGCCCCTCTACCTGCAGCAACTCATGGGCTACACGGCGCTTTGGGCCGGGCTGGTGCTGGGACCGGGAGGGTTCGCCAGCTTTTTCATCATGCCCGTTGTCGGCGTTCTGCTTAAAAAAGGCGTGAAGCCCCGGTACCTGCTGTCCATCGGACTAGTGGCGACCGCTTTGTCCACGTGGATGATGTCCGGTTTCAATCTCGAGGCGGATTTCTACACCGTCGCATGGCCGCGCTTCGTGCAGGGATTCGGGATGGGGCTGTTCTTCGTACCCCTGGCCGCAGCGGCCTATGTGAACATTTCCAGGGAGGAGATGGGGAATGCGTCGGGCATCTTCAACCTGTTGCGCAACCTTGGGGGCAGCTTCGGCGTGGCGTTCAGCACGACCGTGCTGTCACAGAGGTCGCAATTGCACCAGACGCATCTTTCGGAGTACATTACTCCCTTCAATGCCGCCTTTCAGACCTACTTCGATCAGGTCTGCTCATGGCTGCAGATGAATCAGCCGCAGGCATCCTGCCCGACGGGGGGGCTTGTGATGACCTACAGGGAAGTTCTGCGCCAGGCCAGTATGCTGGCTTTCAACGATACTTTTCTGTTGCTCGCCATCGCCACCTTAAGCCTACTGGCGCTCATGCCGCTGCTCAAGAAATCCGCCAGGCCTTTCGGGTGGAAGGAGGGCGTGCATTGA
- a CDS encoding HlyD family secretion protein: MAENQNPETESKPNRVRARRVKTAVWVCVVAGLMSGVYWWLFMRNRVTTDDAYAKVDPAPISARVPGTVIRVLVENDRRVEEGRVLVELDPTDYRVAVERAQAALNQNEAEVRAAEISVPLTDAQTSGQARAAEAALKAARDAESQARHRLGELKNTRSAVAADLAQFQRDFERFDNLYKTGAGTRRQQEQALTALRKAQAQLAAADSQILATEASLAAATQQVERAGAQFQVAQSDRDNVEIQQYRLASLRAGRDKSSAELEAARLNLSYCTITAPIDGFIAQKSVQVGARVQPGQPLMAVVPLQDIYVEANYKETQLKNVRLGQPASIRADIYPGWSYTGKVAGIRAGTGAAFSLIPAENATGNWIKVVQRVPVRILLDGPPPRDHPLRLGLSLVVTVDTSDRSGPVLMADTVKPPSNAAP, encoded by the coding sequence ATGGCGGAAAACCAGAATCCGGAAACGGAATCCAAGCCCAATCGAGTGCGCGCGAGGCGCGTGAAAACGGCCGTGTGGGTGTGCGTTGTCGCCGGGTTGATGAGTGGGGTTTACTGGTGGCTGTTCATGCGCAACCGGGTTACGACCGACGACGCCTATGCGAAGGTCGATCCTGCCCCGATCAGTGCGAGAGTGCCCGGAACCGTGATCCGGGTTCTGGTCGAGAACGACCGCCGGGTCGAAGAGGGCCGGGTGCTGGTCGAGCTGGATCCCACCGATTATCGGGTCGCCGTCGAGAGGGCGCAGGCCGCTCTGAACCAAAATGAAGCGGAGGTCCGGGCCGCGGAGATTTCCGTCCCCCTGACCGACGCCCAGACCTCAGGCCAGGCCCGGGCCGCCGAAGCGGCTCTCAAGGCGGCCAGGGACGCGGAATCGCAAGCGCGGCACCGGCTTGGCGAGCTCAAGAACACTCGTTCGGCCGTGGCCGCCGATCTCGCCCAGTTCCAGAGAGATTTCGAACGTTTCGACAACCTGTACAAGACGGGTGCAGGGACCCGGCGACAGCAGGAACAAGCCCTGACGGCGCTCAGAAAGGCACAGGCGCAACTGGCGGCAGCCGATTCACAGATCCTGGCAACGGAAGCATCGCTGGCTGCTGCGACACAGCAGGTGGAGCGGGCGGGAGCCCAGTTTCAGGTGGCCCAGAGCGACCGGGACAACGTCGAAATTCAGCAGTACAGGCTCGCCTCGCTCAGGGCGGGCAGAGACAAGAGCAGTGCCGAGCTCGAGGCTGCCCGGCTGAATCTTTCCTACTGCACGATCACGGCGCCCATCGACGGATTCATCGCGCAGAAGAGCGTCCAGGTCGGGGCGAGGGTCCAGCCGGGACAGCCCCTCATGGCGGTGGTGCCTCTCCAGGACATCTATGTCGAAGCGAACTACAAGGAAACCCAGCTGAAAAACGTCCGTCTCGGTCAGCCGGCAAGCATCAGGGCGGACATCTACCCCGGCTGGTCCTACACCGGAAAGGTGGCGGGTATCCGGGCGGGGACGGGAGCGGCGTTTTCGCTGATTCCGGCCGAGAACGCCACCGGTAACTGGATCAAGGTGGTCCAGCGCGTTCCGGTCCGGATACTGCTGGACGGACCGCCGCCCCGCGACCATCCTTTGCGGCTTGGGCTGTCGCTGGTGGTGACCGTCGATACCTCGGACAGAAGCGGTCCCGTGCTGATGGCGGATACCGTGAAACCTCCCTCGAATGCGGCGCCCTGA
- the abc-f gene encoding ribosomal protection-like ABC-F family protein: MLSVHAVAKFIGDRKLFADVSFSTLPGERIGLIGLNGTGKSTLFRILLGEMPPDAGSVVRSRGLTIGHLPQQVVPTKDKTVLEYAMDVHEQLHDLESEMHAIGRAMDMETDPERSRELALRHAHVNEQLERLGGYDLEARAAKILAGLGFRDSRFGTAVSTLSGGWIMRLEIARLLLSGPELLLLDEPTNHLDLMSLLWLEDYLLSTTSAMLIVSHDRSFLNRLVTRVLELEQGRLHEYAGNYDAYLEEKARRREVQLASYQNQQDRIRQAERFIERNRYRKSTASRAQSRLKVLEKMERIEAPVSRGAEIHFTFPAPARSGKRVLELHQARKAYGAHLVYSDLELVLEKGDRIAFIGENGAGKSTLLKMLAGAEPLSGGERIVGHNAFIGYYAQHQWEQLRPECTVLEEAASVSGDIPASQLRGLLGAFLFHGEDVHKRVSILSGGEKARLILCRLLLQRPNVLLMDEPTNHLDIPAREVLEGALREYRGTICFISHDRRFINNIANRILVVERGRIHIFPGNYDDYRDIWSKRLEDDRLREDAAATAGEGENRRQSGSARKEQDRRRIEARWRNELYQAKRPLQERLERVEAELQQAHRDLDAFNQLLAAPDTYRDGARVQDLHKDYKSCQARIAELTQVWEENALMLEEIEENFWKARAHNGPG; encoded by the coding sequence GTGCTGTCCGTCCACGCTGTTGCAAAGTTCATCGGCGACAGGAAGCTCTTCGCCGACGTTTCCTTTTCCACCCTCCCCGGTGAAAGGATCGGCCTGATCGGTCTCAACGGGACGGGAAAGTCAACCCTTTTCCGCATCCTGCTTGGAGAGATGCCCCCGGACGCCGGTTCCGTGGTCCGGAGCCGGGGACTCACCATCGGGCATCTGCCGCAACAGGTTGTGCCGACAAAGGACAAGACCGTTCTCGAATACGCCATGGACGTGCACGAGCAGCTGCACGACCTCGAATCCGAGATGCACGCCATCGGCCGAGCGATGGATATGGAAACGGACCCCGAACGCAGCCGGGAATTGGCTTTGCGGCACGCACACGTCAACGAGCAACTGGAGCGCCTCGGGGGCTACGACCTCGAGGCCCGGGCGGCCAAAATCCTGGCCGGCCTGGGCTTTCGAGATTCTCGCTTCGGCACGGCGGTTTCGACGTTGAGCGGCGGGTGGATCATGCGACTGGAAATCGCCCGACTGCTCTTGTCCGGCCCGGAGCTTCTGCTGCTGGACGAACCGACCAACCACCTCGACCTCATGTCTTTGCTGTGGCTGGAAGACTATCTTCTCTCGACCACTTCGGCGATGCTCATCGTTTCCCATGACCGTTCCTTTCTGAACAGGCTGGTGACCAGGGTACTCGAGCTCGAGCAGGGCCGTCTCCACGAGTACGCCGGAAACTACGATGCCTACCTGGAGGAAAAGGCACGCCGGCGCGAGGTCCAACTGGCCTCTTATCAAAATCAGCAGGATCGCATCCGTCAGGCCGAACGTTTCATCGAACGAAACCGCTATCGGAAATCCACGGCAAGCCGCGCGCAAAGTCGACTCAAGGTGCTGGAGAAGATGGAAAGGATCGAAGCCCCAGTGTCTCGGGGGGCCGAAATCCATTTCACCTTTCCCGCCCCGGCGCGGTCCGGCAAACGCGTTCTGGAGCTGCATCAGGCGCGCAAGGCCTACGGAGCGCACCTCGTTTACTCCGACCTCGAGCTGGTTCTCGAAAAGGGAGACCGCATCGCGTTCATCGGCGAAAACGGAGCGGGCAAGAGCACGCTTCTCAAGATGTTGGCCGGGGCGGAACCCCTGTCGGGCGGAGAACGTATCGTCGGGCACAACGCTTTCATCGGCTACTACGCACAGCATCAATGGGAGCAGTTGCGCCCCGAATGCACCGTGCTCGAAGAAGCCGCTTCGGTTTCAGGCGACATCCCCGCCTCTCAGCTCCGGGGGCTCCTGGGCGCCTTTCTTTTCCACGGTGAGGACGTTCATAAGAGAGTATCGATTCTGAGCGGCGGCGAGAAAGCGCGTCTCATTCTCTGCCGGCTGCTTCTTCAGCGGCCCAACGTGCTGCTCATGGACGAACCCACCAACCACCTGGATATCCCGGCGCGCGAAGTCCTCGAGGGGGCCCTGCGGGAATACCGGGGCACCATCTGTTTTATCAGCCACGACCGGCGGTTCATCAACAACATCGCAAACAGGATCCTGGTTGTCGAACGAGGCAGAATCCACATTTTCCCTGGCAATTATGACGATTACCGTGACATATGGAGCAAGCGTCTCGAAGACGACCGGTTGCGGGAGGACGCGGCAGCGACTGCGGGAGAGGGTGAAAACCGGCGGCAGAGCGGCTCCGCCCGCAAGGAGCAGGACAGGCGCCGTATTGAAGCCCGGTGGCGAAATGAGCTCTATCAGGCAAAGCGGCCCCTGCAGGAGCGCTTGGAGCGGGTGGAGGCCGAACTGCAACAGGCGCATCGGGATCTGGACGCCTTCAACCAACTGCTGGCCGCGCCCGATACGTACCGTGACGGCGCCAGGGTCCAGGATTTGCACAAGGACTACAAGTCCTGCCAGGCCAGGATCGCAGAGCTCACGCAGGTCTGGGAAGAAAACGCCCTGATGCTGGAAGAAATCGAGGAGAACTTCTGGAAAGCCAGAGCGCACAACGGCCCGGGTTGA
- a CDS encoding selenium metabolism-associated LysR family transcriptional regulator, whose translation MDIHRLVVFCRVLEMGSFTKAAEAVCLTQPTVSEHVRALEETLGEKLIDRLGREVLPTPAGKILYQYARDIIQLRDEAVQALEKFKGNLSGALLIGASTIPGTYVLPELIGSFKKSYPAIQITLRITDSAEVVARTIDGGVEFGVIGARLEDRRIVLEEAFSDELVLAVFRDHPWAVRKSVSLEELAGEPFILRERGSGTRIVMNQALEAHGFSPTKLNIVAEMGSTEAIRQGIKAGIGISILSHRAVAEDLRHGSLFAVPLAGIRFSRPFFLVQRKNRQMSPLCSAFLNHLRFQAMKNETS comes from the coding sequence ATGGACATCCATCGTTTGGTCGTCTTCTGCAGAGTCCTGGAGATGGGAAGCTTCACCAAAGCCGCCGAAGCGGTCTGCCTGACTCAGCCGACGGTGAGCGAACACGTCCGGGCGCTCGAGGAGACTCTGGGCGAGAAGCTCATCGACCGGCTGGGACGTGAAGTACTCCCGACTCCCGCCGGGAAGATCCTCTACCAGTATGCCCGGGACATCATCCAATTGCGCGACGAAGCCGTCCAGGCCCTGGAGAAGTTCAAAGGCAACCTTTCGGGCGCGCTGCTCATCGGGGCGAGCACTATCCCGGGCACCTATGTCCTGCCGGAATTGATCGGATCGTTCAAGAAATCCTACCCCGCCATCCAGATAACATTGCGGATTACGGACAGTGCGGAAGTTGTGGCAAGAACGATCGACGGCGGCGTGGAATTCGGGGTCATCGGCGCACGCCTGGAAGACAGGAGAATCGTTCTGGAGGAGGCGTTTTCCGACGAACTGGTGCTCGCCGTCTTCCGCGACCACCCATGGGCGGTCAGGAAGTCGGTGAGCCTCGAAGAGCTCGCCGGCGAACCGTTCATTCTGAGGGAGCGAGGTTCGGGCACGAGGATCGTGATGAACCAGGCCCTCGAAGCCCATGGATTTTCTCCGACCAAGCTGAACATCGTGGCCGAGATGGGAAGCACCGAAGCGATCCGGCAGGGCATCAAGGCCGGGATCGGCATTTCCATTCTCTCTCACCGGGCTGTCGCCGAAGACCTTCGGCATGGTTCGCTGTTCGCCGTGCCGCTGGCCGGAATCCGTTTTTCGCGGCCGTTCTTCCTGGTCCAGAGAAAGAACCGGCAGATGTCTCCCCTGTGCTCGGCTTTTCTGAACCACCTCAGGTTCCAGGCCATGAAGAACGAGACGAGCTGA
- the rsmA gene encoding 16S rRNA (adenine(1518)-N(6)/adenine(1519)-N(6))-dimethyltransferase RsmA, which translates to MNHEPFPTPRQYFRLRDTRPRKRFGQHFLDHSATAEQIVRCAEFDASDTVVEIGPGLGALTRFILPLAARLHLVELDRDLATYLEENLPAGSQVRLHRQDAVTFDFNALAEAAGQPLVVLGNLPYNITSPLLFHLLDSVQAVKRAVFMVQKEVGARLTASPGTRDYGVLSVLLAVYAEVKRLFTVGPQQFYPPPKVESMVLRLDFKHPLPPDLPPFGLLRRLVSIAFQQRRKTLHNSLKGTYGGQGGGLQDVFAKCGVAPGLRPDALTPGQFVELCKALKESGGR; encoded by the coding sequence ATGAACCATGAGCCGTTCCCGACTCCACGGCAGTATTTCCGGTTGCGGGATACCCGCCCCAGAAAGCGGTTCGGGCAGCATTTCCTGGATCACTCGGCTACCGCGGAACAGATCGTAAGGTGTGCCGAATTCGATGCGTCGGACACGGTGGTTGAAATCGGTCCCGGGTTGGGCGCCCTCACCCGGTTCATACTGCCGTTGGCCGCTCGTCTGCACCTGGTTGAGCTGGATCGCGATCTGGCGACGTACCTGGAAGAGAACCTGCCTGCCGGCTCGCAGGTCAGGCTGCACCGGCAGGACGCTGTCACCTTCGATTTCAACGCCCTGGCGGAGGCTGCCGGGCAGCCCCTGGTGGTGCTGGGCAACCTTCCCTACAATATCACGTCGCCGCTTCTCTTCCATTTGCTGGATTCCGTTCAAGCCGTGAAGCGGGCGGTATTCATGGTCCAGAAGGAGGTGGGCGCCCGTCTGACGGCGAGCCCCGGCACGAGGGATTATGGGGTGCTGTCTGTACTGCTGGCGGTGTACGCCGAAGTCAAACGGCTTTTCACGGTCGGTCCGCAGCAGTTCTATCCGCCTCCCAAGGTCGAATCCATGGTGCTCCGACTCGACTTCAAGCATCCCCTGCCGCCGGACCTGCCGCCTTTCGGCTTGCTGAGGAGGTTGGTCAGCATCGCCTTCCAGCAACGGCGCAAAACCCTGCACAACAGCCTCAAGGGAACCTACGGGGGCCAAGGGGGGGGATTGCAGGATGTCTTCGCGAAATGCGGGGTCGCCCCCGGGTTGAGGCCGGATGCATTGACCCCCGGCCAGTTCGTTGAGCTTTGCAAGGCGCTGAAAGAGTCGGGCGGAAGATAA
- a CDS encoding SLBB domain-containing protein — translation MSIPFQHVGFCGLRAFAAIALFAAAVAGCGTPKGPPPTANVEVLLADESGSRKEIGEINQKLLASVSTAPNLRDYVLGEGDLIQVTVFEAEELKTEARVGSRGFITLPLLGPVLIKGLTTREAEQKIEDLYKRKYLQSPHVSIFVKEQLAGKITLLGAVKNPGAVPYLTRQRLLDSLAGVGGLSEKAGKMVQVRRPNDDPKLQPMVFMIDLDEIIKQGNTDLNIEIQRGDVIFVPEAGTIYVDGAVKKPGNYPISQSTTVQEAIVMAGGFSLTADEGNIKLVRVMPSGKREVVKLSISDIQQGSAHSMSVKDRDVLFVETNTPKALLYGLRLNLGGGLFGIGYDPRSGTAY, via the coding sequence ATGAGTATCCCGTTTCAGCACGTCGGATTTTGCGGACTTCGGGCCTTTGCGGCCATTGCTTTATTCGCCGCGGCCGTCGCCGGATGCGGCACTCCCAAAGGGCCGCCGCCCACAGCCAACGTCGAGGTTCTGCTGGCGGATGAAAGCGGATCGAGAAAGGAAATCGGCGAAATCAACCAGAAACTGCTCGCCTCGGTGAGCACGGCGCCCAATCTGCGGGACTATGTATTGGGCGAAGGGGATTTGATACAAGTCACCGTGTTCGAGGCCGAGGAGCTGAAAACCGAAGCCCGGGTCGGGTCTCGGGGCTTTATCACTTTGCCCCTCCTGGGACCGGTTCTGATCAAGGGCCTCACCACACGTGAGGCGGAACAGAAAATCGAGGACCTCTACAAGAGGAAATATCTTCAGAGCCCTCACGTCAGCATTTTCGTCAAAGAGCAGTTGGCCGGCAAGATAACCCTGCTCGGCGCGGTCAAGAATCCGGGGGCGGTGCCCTACCTGACCCGCCAGCGTCTGCTGGACTCGCTTGCGGGCGTAGGCGGTCTTTCCGAGAAGGCCGGAAAGATGGTCCAGGTGCGGCGTCCCAACGATGACCCCAAGCTGCAACCGATGGTCTTCATGATCGATCTGGACGAGATCATCAAGCAGGGGAACACGGATCTCAACATCGAAATCCAACGCGGCGACGTTATTTTCGTCCCGGAGGCCGGTACGATTTACGTCGACGGCGCGGTCAAGAAACCCGGCAACTATCCGATCTCCCAGTCCACGACTGTTCAGGAGGCGATCGTCATGGCAGGCGGGTTTTCTCTCACGGCGGATGAGGGAAACATCAAGCTGGTCCGCGTGATGCCGAGCGGCAAGCGGGAAGTGGTGAAATTGAGCATATCGGACATCCAGCAAGGTTCCGCCCACAGCATGTCGGTGAAGGACAGGGATGTGCTCTTCGTTGAGACCAACACGCCCAAGGCGTTGCTCTACGGACTTCGGCTCAATCTCGGCGGGGGATTGTTCGGTATCGGCTATGATCCGCGAAGCGGAACGGCCTATTAG
- the tsaD gene encoding tRNA (adenosine(37)-N6)-threonylcarbamoyltransferase complex transferase subunit TsaD, with protein MIILGVESSCDETAAAVVEDGSRVLSDVVASQAALHGPYGGVVPELASRKHVEAILPVLGEAMHEAGVTWGQVDAIAATQGPGLVGALLVGLSAAKALAYALKKPMVAVNHLEGHIQAAFLGREELTRPFVCLVVSGGHTALYRVDPDGTTSFLGSTRDDAAGEAFDKVAKLLALGYPGGVEIERLAAGGDPHAFNFPRAFIDGRSLEFSFSGLKTSVATFVRQHGPPSESGEQGAYRLADLLASFQEAVVEVLVNKTVRAAGMCSVGDIAVVGGVAANLRLRERFEEEAGMHRFELHLPARRYCTDNAVMIAAAAYRTWKRSGFCLDPVDLDARSRWF; from the coding sequence ATGATCATACTGGGTGTCGAAAGTTCCTGTGATGAAACGGCTGCCGCCGTCGTGGAGGACGGATCGAGGGTGCTTTCCGATGTCGTCGCGAGTCAGGCGGCTCTTCACGGACCCTATGGCGGCGTCGTTCCGGAGCTGGCATCGCGCAAGCACGTGGAAGCCATCTTGCCCGTGCTGGGAGAGGCCATGCACGAGGCCGGCGTCACATGGGGGCAGGTGGACGCCATTGCCGCGACGCAGGGACCCGGCCTGGTGGGAGCTCTCCTGGTGGGGCTGAGCGCGGCCAAGGCGCTTGCGTACGCCCTCAAGAAACCGATGGTTGCCGTCAACCACCTGGAAGGACACATCCAGGCCGCATTCCTGGGCAGAGAAGAGCTCACCCGGCCGTTTGTCTGCCTGGTCGTCTCGGGCGGGCACACCGCCCTCTACCGGGTCGACCCTGACGGAACGACTTCTTTCCTCGGTTCCACTCGAGACGATGCCGCCGGGGAGGCTTTCGACAAGGTTGCCAAGCTGCTGGCTCTCGGCTACCCGGGTGGTGTCGAGATCGAGCGGCTGGCCGCCGGCGGCGACCCGCACGCCTTCAATTTTCCGAGAGCATTCATCGACGGCCGATCGCTGGAATTCAGCTTCAGCGGTCTGAAGACCTCCGTGGCCACTTTTGTCCGGCAGCATGGGCCTCCCTCCGAATCCGGAGAGCAGGGGGCCTATCGCCTGGCGGACCTGTTGGCGAGCTTTCAGGAAGCCGTTGTGGAGGTGCTGGTCAACAAGACCGTAAGAGCCGCGGGGATGTGCTCCGTCGGGGACATCGCCGTGGTTGGGGGAGTGGCGGCCAATCTGCGTCTGAGAGAACGGTTCGAGGAAGAAGCCGGGATGCATCGATTCGAGCTGCATCTGCCGGCCAGGCGCTACTGCACGGACAACGCGGTGATGATTGCCGCCGCTGCGTATCGGACCTGGAAACGTTCCGGGTTCTGCCTGGACCCGGTGGACCTCGATGCGCGATCGAGATGGTTCTGA
- a CDS encoding M24 family metallopeptidase: MFQVPESEIAARLRMFQALLSTSGVDAAVVRQNTDLYYFTGTVQDAHLIVPASGKPIFLVRRDVDRAESLSPIRPVVPLQSLSDLPPVVEAACKGFVPRRLGMELDVLPANLLFMYREKLFPDQEIVDVSLLIRRIRTIKSKWELEMMRLAGIISKAIADAVPQVLREGISEVELSAELQMVAHRAGHLGLGRCRTFNMEVVFGHLLSGPEAATPSYFDSPTGGEGFSPAFAQGASERRIRPGELVSVDTMACWHGYLNDQTRDYSLGAPPARLQEAYRLSALIHQRFRQTAKPGAVTGELHDAVWQWVREAGWDEWFMGTGEQRAPFVAHGLGLEVDEFPLIARGQTLVLQEGMTFAFEPKFILPGEGIAGLENTYVVRHDGLESLNPASEELRIL, encoded by the coding sequence TTGTTTCAGGTCCCCGAAAGTGAAATTGCCGCCCGTTTGAGGATGTTTCAGGCACTGCTGTCGACGAGCGGGGTGGACGCGGCGGTTGTTCGACAGAACACAGACCTGTACTACTTCACCGGCACCGTCCAGGACGCCCACCTTATCGTGCCTGCTTCAGGGAAGCCGATTTTCCTGGTGAGGCGCGACGTGGATCGCGCGGAAAGCCTTTCGCCCATTCGCCCCGTGGTTCCTCTACAAAGCCTGTCCGATCTTCCTCCCGTGGTGGAAGCGGCCTGCAAGGGGTTTGTCCCGCGGCGACTGGGCATGGAACTGGACGTGCTTCCCGCGAATCTCCTGTTCATGTACAGGGAGAAACTGTTTCCCGACCAGGAGATCGTCGATGTCAGTCTCCTGATCCGCCGGATACGGACGATCAAATCAAAGTGGGAACTGGAGATGATGCGCTTGGCCGGCATCATTTCGAAGGCAATTGCCGATGCGGTCCCCCAGGTACTTCGCGAAGGCATTTCGGAAGTGGAGCTGTCCGCCGAACTGCAAATGGTGGCGCACAGGGCCGGACACCTCGGCCTCGGCCGCTGCAGGACCTTCAACATGGAGGTTGTGTTCGGACATCTCCTCTCGGGTCCGGAAGCCGCCACGCCGTCCTATTTCGATTCTCCGACGGGAGGCGAGGGGTTCTCACCGGCCTTCGCGCAGGGTGCAAGCGAGAGGAGAATCCGACCGGGCGAACTGGTCAGCGTCGATACCATGGCCTGTTGGCACGGGTACTTGAACGACCAGACCCGGGACTATTCGCTTGGCGCTCCCCCTGCTCGATTGCAGGAAGCATACCGCCTGTCCGCTCTGATCCATCAACGGTTTCGACAAACGGCGAAACCCGGAGCCGTGACGGGAGAGCTCCATGACGCGGTGTGGCAATGGGTCAGGGAGGCGGGATGGGATGAGTGGTTCATGGGAACCGGGGAGCAGCGGGCACCCTTCGTGGCGCACGGACTCGGGCTGGAGGTCGATGAGTTTCCGCTCATCGCCCGGGGGCAGACCCTGGTTCTCCAGGAAGGCATGACCTTCGCCTTCGAGCCCAAGTTCATCCTGCCGGGGGAAGGGATCGCCGGCCTGGAAAATACCTACGTCGTCAGGCACGACGGGCTGGAATCGCTCAATCCCGCCTCGGAGGAACTGCGCATATTGTGA
- a CDS encoding HAD family hydrolase, translating to MQNVFDVGASFELQAVIFDCDGVLVDSEPLHYRALQEVLKPLGLGHDYARYLEHYIGFDDRDAFREAFREAGRDLDGRTLAELVDAKDGALRKIVADGVPTFPGVIELVRELHSHNVLLGVASGALRHEVSAFVASLGLQDCFSILVAADDVERSKPDPQTYIKALDEVRVLGGHAVLDARNCVAVEDTPAGIQSARTAGMYVVGITNSFPRGSLEDADHIVGSLSELDHAGLIRLVRTGRS from the coding sequence ATGCAAAATGTTTTCGACGTGGGAGCCTCTTTTGAGCTTCAAGCGGTCATATTCGACTGCGACGGCGTGCTCGTCGACAGTGAACCCCTCCACTATCGGGCGCTCCAGGAGGTATTGAAACCCCTGGGCCTCGGTCACGACTACGCCCGCTACCTGGAGCACTACATCGGTTTCGATGACCGGGACGCTTTCCGGGAGGCCTTTCGAGAAGCCGGACGCGACCTGGATGGGCGCACCCTGGCCGAGCTCGTCGATGCGAAGGACGGAGCGCTGCGGAAAATCGTCGCCGATGGAGTGCCCACCTTTCCGGGGGTCATCGAATTGGTCCGGGAGCTCCACAGCCACAATGTGCTTCTGGGTGTGGCATCCGGTGCGCTGCGCCATGAAGTGAGCGCATTCGTGGCTTCCCTTGGGCTGCAGGATTGTTTTTCGATCCTGGTCGCCGCCGATGACGTGGAACGGAGCAAACCCGATCCGCAAACCTACATCAAGGCCCTCGACGAGGTCAGAGTCCTTGGCGGGCACGCTGTTCTCGACGCGAGGAATTGCGTCGCCGTCGAGGATACTCCGGCCGGTATCCAATCCGCCAGAACGGCCGGCATGTATGTTGTAGGGATCACCAATTCCTTCCCGCGGGGGAGCCTCGAGGATGCAGACCACATTGTCGGGAGCCTGTCGGAGCTCGACCATGCCGGCCTGATTCGACTGGTCCGAACCGGAAGGTCCTGA